The region CATGAGAAGAAAGGGACTCACAGTGGGAAAGCACAGGGAAATGATGGTAGTGATCCTCCACAACCACCAATTGAGATTAGAAGAAAGGGCAATATAAGCATTTAATAGGGAGGAGAGGGTGTGAAAAGTCACAAAGGTGCCCACCAGGACAAGGATTCTCTGGGTGGCTCTGGACTCAGGGCAGGATCTGGGGGAAACTTTGATGCTGTGAATGTGCCAAACCCGCTGCTTGTGCCTGTACAGAAGGAGAACCATGGAGCCACTAGACCAGATTATGAGCATAGAAAAGACAACCTCAGGAAATACAAATAAGGCTGCATATAATGACTCTATGATTTTGTCTCGACCCACAAGAGAACAATACCCATAATCTGTTTTCTCTGTTGTGTTTTCAGCACTGCATTTGCTAAGCACATAAAGAGGAAACATGGAATTTACCATCATGTAAAGTATCCAGCAGAGGGATACAGAGAAGCCAATGTGCTTTGGAGCTATTACTTTAAGATCCCTCCAACAGGAGTTCCTGGGGCTGACCGTGATGTTTTGGAAGATACTCAAGAGGCAGATGATGCTAATGGAAACACTCCTGCCTACACGTTGAATATATGAAATAAGTTTGCATCCAAgatcattcaaaaaatattttatccccAAGGCTGTCATTGTCTGGGGAACTCCATTAGAGAGAATAACAAGGGAATTGGCTATACTCAGGTGCTTGAGGATCAAATCCTTGGACCTTAATGGGCACTTGTTGCAGGAGAGGACTAGATAGTAAAGAAGAAAGTAATTTCCCAGAATTCCAACTGTTGTTTGTGATAAGAACATCAATCCTATTGCCACGTCCCTGTAGGCCATTCTGTCATCCAGCACAGTACCGTTTGGTTTCTATGAGTGAAATGACTCATTTATATTTTTGGAGCCAGACACTGTGGTGTGCACCAGTAGACACCAgtggtgactcaggaggctgaggcaggaggaactctTGAGCTAGGAGATTGAGATTATCCTGGAAACACAGCAACAGCCATAGGGATTGGCAAAGACAAGAAGATGCATATGTTCATAGGGAAAATTCCCACCCGATTTTCTTAGAGAAGTCGTCATTAAAGATCAGATGGTGATACCCTGGGAGAAGCAATGAAAAGTGAGCAGTGGACAGAATGCATAAATCAACCATTTTTCAGAATCAACTGGTATATCCTGATCATATTGAAGAAGACACAACATCAATCACCACCAATACCATAGAAAGATTCAGTTCTGGtttaaatctgaaagaaaatgaatggaacattTTCAACAACAAAAGGATATTTTTGTACTACTTGGTAACAAATTGTACATCAAACATCAGACATTCCTGAAGAATAAGATTGAAATGACAAATTTTATCTGGTTAAACTAAGATCAATTTGCACATGGTGTTCCAAAGGAGATTAACTTACCAAGTGGGAATAACTTATACAGAATAAAGAACAGAATTGAAATAAGCATTATGTTCCAACCAAAACCACAGGAAATCACTATTCAATGAATAACAAATATGAGGAAGATTTTAGTCTAGTATGACCTTTGTATTTGGTTTAAAGGCataatatatacagaaatatgaatTAGAAATGAGACTTTATAGATCCTAATAAAATGTAGTGCACTAATCACAGTCAACTCTCTGGATTCAATCAAATCAAGAGACACTCAATATTTTAGATTggcaatataaatattaattattattccaGAGGCAAAAATATACTGGAAGGTATATATAGTTGAACAATCATACTTTGTCTCTAAACCATGAAACATCATATAGTAGTTTCTGATAAAATGGTGTAGGATAGAAATTTAGTTGTCATTCATCTCAGGTGAAAAGCTTATG is a window of Ictidomys tridecemlineatus isolate mIctTri1 chromosome 15, mIctTri1.hap1, whole genome shotgun sequence DNA encoding:
- the LOC144371112 gene encoding vomeronasal type-1 receptor 4-like, with amino-acid sequence MAYRDVAIGLMFLSQTTVGILGNYFLLYYLVLSCNKCPLRSKDLILKHLSIANSLVILSNGVPQTMTALGIKYFLNDLGCKLISYIQRVGRSVSISIICLLSIFQNITVSPRNSCWRDLKVIAPKHIGFSVSLCWILYMMVNSMFPLYVLSKCSAENTTEKTDYGYCSLVGRDKIIESLYAALFVFPEVVFSMLIIWSSGSMVLLLYRHKQRVWHIHSIKVSPRSCPESRATQRILVLVGTFVTFHTLSSLLNAYIALSSNLNWWLWRITTIISLCFPTVSPFLLMIHDSTVSKDCLNWIKKKIIFV